One part of the Clarias gariepinus isolate MV-2021 ecotype Netherlands chromosome 24, CGAR_prim_01v2, whole genome shotgun sequence genome encodes these proteins:
- the c9 gene encoding complement component C9 — protein sequence MMVLMLTALFTHCLLQLTAGMSVGDSTQGSKRETREVGQPAPIDCKMTAWSEWARCDPCTKTMHRSRGIERFGQFGGRKCIEPIGEKKPCRTASKCEEDPPPVCSSTEFTCESGICIKKRLMCNGDNDCGDFSDEDECDKVRSPCGNLHMTESDIGLSAGYGINILGSGPRINPFNNKIYNGICERVKEPSTLDYKRIPWNVAVLNYETLVEETSSKEVYKDTHSVLHEITQDITTKTSIGLSFKFTPTDSSSTKNGTSLLSAGAGVNTETEKREMIKTITENSNTQEKSYFRVKGKVQLGTYRLRSRGLEVSELFLDDVDALPIEYEKGQYFGFLEDYGTHYTKNGRAGGEYELVYVLNSKVIKDSKTTENLLKNCLKVGITADFKTTGNISVELEPSKIEPKDDCKELTHKTTVSDQSEPLIDKVISAVKGGSTESAAAMKSQLSKDGVLDWKHYVDWARTLSDLPALIYSDPEPIYNAIPLNFPDAQPRRENLQRALHEYMAEYSVCKCQPCQNGGTVAQVDGKCVCLCPLHFEGVACQTVRHELIKDNKQPVEEVGNWGCWSSWSSCSGGHQRRTRSCNTGGIAGATCKGDTADEEYC from the exons ATGATGGTGTTGATGTTAACAGCTCTTTTTACACACTGCCTCCTGCAGCTAACTGCTGGAATGAGTGTGGGTGATTCCAC GCAAGGGTCCAAAAGAGAAACAAGGGAGGTAGGACAACCAGCACCTATTGACTGTAAAATGACTGCTTGGTCTGAGTGGGCACGCTGTGACCCTTGCACTAAAACCATG cATCGTTCCAGGGGAATTGAAAGATTTGGGCAGTTTGGAGGTCGAAAATGTATAGAACctattggagaaaaaaagccCTGCAGAACAGCAAGTAAATGTGAGGAAGATCCACCACCGGTCTGCTCCAGTACTGAGTTCACCTGCGAATCAG GGATCTGTATTAAAAAGCGGCTGATGTGCAATGGGGACAATGACTGCGGTGACTTTTCTGATGAGGATGAATGTGATAAAGTCCGCTCTCCCTGTGGCAATTTGCACATGACGGAGTCAGACATCGGTCTTAGTGCTGGATATGG CATAAACATTCTAGGCTCAGGTCCTCGCATAAACccatttaataacaaaatatataatggaATATGTGAGCGTGTCAAGGAGCCATCCACATTAGACTACAAAAGGATACCCTGGAACGTCGCGGTCCTCAACTATGAG ACATTAGTAGAAGAGACTTCTTCTAAAGAGGTCTACAAAGACACTCACTCAGTCCTGCATGAAATCACCCAAGATATCACTACCAAAACAAGCATAGGATTATCCTTCAAGTTCACACCTACAGATTCATCTTCTACGAAAAATGGCACAAGTCTCTTGAGTGCTGGAGCTGGagtaaacactgagactgaaaAGAGGGAAATGATCAAAACTATCACAGAAAATAGCAATACTCAG GAAAAGTCATACTTCAGGGTGAAGGGCAAAGTGCAACTAGGCACATACAGACTGAGGTCTCGGGGTCTGGAAGTATCTGAGTTATTCCTGGATGATGTAGATGCATTGCCTATTGAATATGAGAAAGGACAGTATTTTGGCTTCCTGGAGGATTATGGGACACACTACACTAAAAATGGAAGAGCTGGGGGAGAATACGAACTTGTATATGTCCTCAATAGTAAAGTAATCAAAGACTCAA AGACAACAGAAAATCTACTGAAGAATTGCTTGAAAGTTGGGATCACTGCAGATTTTAAGACTACTGGAAATATTTCAGTAGAGTTAGAGCCATCCAAAATTGAACCAAAAGACGACTGTAAAGAGCTTACACATAAAACCACAG TGTCGGATCAAAGTGAGCCATTGATTGATAAGGTGATCAGTGCAGTGAAGGGAGGCTCCACAGAATCAGCAGCGGCCATGAAGTCTCAGCTTAGTAAAGATGGTGTGCTGGATTGGAAACATTACGTGGACTGGGCACGAACACTTTCAGACCTGCCTGCACTCATCTACAGCGAT CCTGAGCCCATCTACAATGCAATTCCTCTGAACTTCCCTGATGCCCAGCCAAGGAGAGAGAACTTACAGAGAGCCCTTCATGAGTACATGGCAGaatacagtgtgtgtaagtgcCAGCCATGCCAAAATGGTGGCACCGTGGCCCAGGTAGATGGCAAGTGTGTATGCCTGTGCCCATTGCACTTTGAAGGCGTAGCTTGTCAGACCGTTCGTCATGAATTAATTAAAG ATAATAAACAGCCCGTAGAAGAGGTAGGAAACTGGGGCTGCTGGTCTTCCTGGTCCAGTTGCAGTGGAGGACACCAAAGGCGTACTCGATCCTGCAACACAGGTGGCATTGCAGGAGCTACGTGCAAAGGAGACACAGCGGATGAGGAGTACTGTTAA